From the Streptomyces pluripotens genome, one window contains:
- a CDS encoding glycoside hydrolase family 26 protein, translating into MARTLRPGYLVTAVIVAVVTLFAAYACSAKGAAGEAGTPSATGSAPAASAARFDVSSMLHPSGRMLGVVDNKTPWQYGIVKTFTRQAGRAPDIREYYTTWGDDFDPEGNASLWKRGQLPMLELVPTTTSLADIAEGSQDAYIHRLAAQIATYHGPLALSFAGEMNGSWNSWGPGHATPADFVAAWRHLHDAFHNLGITNVIWVWSPHVIDTGSPAKLHPYFPGNDYVDWVGVIGYYGPIDGVAFSSLFTPTLRSIADFCGKPVLITETGVAQGIRKQAQIRDLFKGAAKAGVIGLVWYDQRKTWPGGVQLMDWRIDTSVGAQAAFRVESARAGFGHPFTGK; encoded by the coding sequence ATGGCCAGAACTCTCCGCCCCGGCTACCTGGTGACCGCCGTGATAGTCGCGGTCGTCACCCTTTTCGCGGCTTATGCGTGCAGCGCGAAGGGGGCGGCCGGAGAAGCCGGCACCCCCAGCGCCACCGGAAGCGCGCCCGCCGCCTCGGCCGCGCGTTTCGACGTCTCCTCGATGCTCCACCCGTCCGGCAGGATGCTGGGAGTCGTCGACAACAAGACGCCCTGGCAGTACGGCATCGTGAAGACCTTCACGCGGCAGGCGGGGCGCGCACCCGACATACGTGAGTACTACACGACTTGGGGGGACGACTTCGACCCGGAGGGCAACGCCTCACTCTGGAAGCGCGGCCAACTCCCGATGCTCGAACTGGTGCCGACCACCACCTCCCTGGCGGACATAGCCGAGGGTTCCCAGGACGCCTACATCCACCGGCTCGCCGCCCAGATCGCCACCTACCACGGCCCGCTGGCCCTCTCCTTCGCCGGTGAGATGAACGGCTCGTGGAACTCCTGGGGACCCGGCCACGCCACGCCAGCCGACTTCGTCGCGGCCTGGCGGCACCTCCACGACGCCTTCCACAACCTCGGCATCACCAACGTGATCTGGGTGTGGAGCCCCCACGTCATCGACACGGGCAGCCCGGCCAAGCTGCACCCTTACTTCCCCGGGAACGACTACGTCGACTGGGTCGGCGTCATCGGCTACTACGGACCGATCGACGGCGTCGCCTTCTCCAGCCTCTTCACCCCCACTCTGCGGTCGATCGCAGACTTCTGCGGCAAACCGGTGCTGATCACCGAGACCGGGGTGGCGCAGGGCATCCGTAAGCAGGCACAGATCCGCGACCTGTTCAAGGGCGCCGCCAAGGCGGGCGTCATCGGGCTGGTCTGGTACGACCAGCGCAAGACCTGGCCGGGTGGCGTACAGCTGATGGACTGGCGCATCGACACCTCGGTGGGCGCCCAGGCCGCCTTCCGGGTGGAGTCGGCGCGGGCCGGCTTCGGCCACCCGTTCACCGGCAAGTAG
- a CDS encoding PQQ-binding-like beta-propeller repeat protein, with translation MTKRPSPEEDTSRQDAGWAFRPRTPVGAQPGRESRPETPAATTVPIEQVAPASWSTLDSGTTPAPLGAPAPVPTAGTAPPPGPDTAQLRPKRWWNKRGMRIVLALAVLATAGGAALVLVQEDAVPVASRQLTQAWKVPAPASDDELVGSWRTDTLLIRASTRGGVSAYRLSDGRRMWQTTPPAKGSVPCAMSPAPAAQGIGTVGFGQDGNSCTSLAGIDTATGKIKWSVPLIGTKHPTAVAAQTYVQGNVATVVSENFLGGLDVRTGRRVWGFKARGSYCNAYDWGGEGTVLVDDYCVDQKKKFTFTAYDGTTGKVLWSEAQRTHTEVTHVLSGSPLIAAVHTPVEDSVRVFASSGHSHKLAVGNTEVAPGNDSAADHSARLVGNVLVTPAQSSTGSEVDGYDVTTGAKLWSCPSAALATDADGTDRVYVVTTSGTPQLLRLDPHTGHATPIARLPVGSGHSGFTTGTVYVTRDGGVLELDAQGKAGGVRYYR, from the coding sequence ATGACGAAACGACCGTCGCCAGAGGAGGACACCTCTCGGCAGGACGCCGGCTGGGCCTTCCGCCCCCGCACGCCGGTCGGTGCACAGCCGGGCCGTGAATCACGGCCCGAGACACCCGCTGCTACCACCGTGCCCATCGAACAGGTCGCTCCCGCTTCCTGGTCCACCCTCGATTCCGGAACGACGCCCGCACCCCTTGGCGCACCGGCCCCCGTCCCCACGGCGGGCACCGCGCCGCCGCCCGGACCCGACACGGCACAGCTGCGGCCGAAGCGCTGGTGGAACAAACGCGGGATGCGGATCGTCCTCGCCCTCGCCGTCCTCGCGACCGCGGGCGGTGCGGCCCTGGTACTGGTGCAGGAAGACGCCGTTCCCGTCGCGTCCAGGCAACTGACGCAGGCGTGGAAGGTGCCCGCGCCCGCCTCGGACGACGAGTTGGTCGGAAGCTGGCGCACCGACACACTGCTCATCCGGGCCTCCACCCGCGGCGGCGTCAGCGCCTACCGTTTGTCCGACGGCCGGCGGATGTGGCAGACCACCCCGCCGGCCAAGGGCAGCGTGCCCTGCGCGATGTCGCCTGCGCCCGCCGCGCAGGGCATCGGCACGGTCGGCTTCGGCCAGGACGGCAACTCCTGCACCTCGCTGGCCGGTATCGACACGGCCACCGGGAAGATCAAGTGGAGCGTGCCCCTGATCGGCACCAAACATCCCACCGCAGTGGCCGCCCAGACGTACGTCCAGGGGAACGTAGCCACCGTCGTCAGCGAGAACTTCCTGGGCGGGCTGGACGTCCGCACCGGTCGCCGCGTCTGGGGCTTCAAGGCCCGTGGCTCCTACTGCAACGCCTACGACTGGGGCGGCGAGGGAACCGTGCTGGTTGACGACTACTGTGTCGACCAGAAGAAGAAGTTCACCTTCACCGCGTACGACGGCACGACCGGGAAGGTGCTCTGGAGCGAGGCGCAGCGCACGCACACCGAGGTGACCCACGTCTTGTCGGGCTCGCCGCTGATTGCGGCCGTGCACACCCCGGTGGAGGACAGCGTGCGGGTCTTCGCGTCCTCCGGTCACAGCCACAAGCTCGCCGTGGGCAACACCGAGGTGGCACCAGGCAACGACTCCGCCGCGGACCACTCCGCACGGCTTGTCGGCAACGTCCTCGTCACGCCGGCACAGAGTTCCACCGGCAGCGAGGTCGACGGTTACGACGTCACCACCGGCGCCAAGCTGTGGAGCTGTCCCTCCGCAGCACTCGCCACGGACGCGGACGGGACCGACCGGGTGTACGTCGTCACCACCTCCGGCACGCCGCAACTCCTCCGGCTCGACCCGCACACCGGCCACGCCACCCCGATCGCGCGCCTGCCCGTCGGCAGCGGCCACAGCGGCTTCACCACGGGCACGGTGTATGTGACTCGGGACGGAGGTGTGCTGGAGCTCGACGCCCAGGGCAAGGCCGGCGGAGTGCGCTACTACCGGTGA